AAGCTCTTGCGGCCACTGTACGTCGAGATTGAGCGATTTTGAACACTCGTCTGGCAATCTGGCTTCAATTTCTCTCAGTGTTGGTTCTCCGTCTTCACTCGGTGACCCCGAGTCACTACGTTCGCCTTCATTTGATGACTCTGTGTCACTGCGAGTCATACAGCCGGTGAGGCTTACGCCAGTAAGCGTTGCCAGCACCGTACGTCGGGAATACGAAGTCATGATGTGGAATTATAATCAATTTGTAAGTATCTTGTGAGAACTTTTTCTGGATAATTTCGACATCGAATGCTACACGGCCAGTACTGACTGATCAAGGCTCAACCTGTACTGACCGATCACTCTCTCCCGTAGATCGGCCTCGGTTCGTACCACATTCGCGCTCTGTGTTCAGCACGGCTCCAAGAAGATATCACCGGGTGAGGCTTTCAACAAGGCCAATCCCGTCGAAACCAGAGTCACCGAACAGTTCCGTGAGACGGGGATAGACTGTGTTTGTCTATGGGGACTGTAGGCATCCGATTACATCTGAGGCGTCTTCCTATCGAACAGAGATGTGTATCTGACCAGAAGAACCAACACGATTGCGAGTCCGAGGGTGGGGTATTCGACCGTGACCACCAGCCATTTCGCCGATTGGGTGGTGTTCATCAAGCTGATGAGAACGGTGGGATAGCTATCGGGTTTGAGTAGATCAGGATAACCCAGAAATTCTCCAATGAATCGAGGAGCCGTGAACAAACAGTCAGCACCATCCCGACCTTCGGAATTAGCACGAGACGGTCGTCGAACGACAGTCGCTGCATCACGAGTGAATGGAGCGAGAAAAGAGAAAGAACCCAGCGATGATAAAGAGATAATCGAGCACAGAGAGGAGAACAACCGAATCCATGACCGGGTCGAATGCCTGTAAGATGGTGTCCACGTCCGTTCGAGTCGTTGACTCTTGTAGGTCTGCGGTCGAATAACCGGATGTCTCAATTTCCCTCGTGACCGGGACAAATCCGAAAATGATGGTTCCGACGAATATACAGAAGGAGATGATTGCGACAACGCCATGCGTTCTAGAAGAGGCGGCCTCCGCGTAGGCTTCGACCGGTCGAAAGACGCTGATATCTCTTTGCATGTTTGCGACGGTGCTGGCGGTTATTTAGCGGCCGCAATGATAAAGTAAAGAGTCTATTCTGCTGGCACCGACTCTTAAGCTACGTCAGATCGAAGAGCGGCGTATGCTACGGCAGTTTCTCGGTGTGCTCGGCGTTCTCACAACGCTCGTTCCGGATCGGATCGTGGACGTATTCGAGGCGATTGCGGTCGAGAACCCTGAGGAAATCACCGTCCATTCGTGGTTTAGTCCCCTGATTCGGGCGGAAGGAATCGTCATTACGCTCGCCGCGCTCCGCGGCGGCCGACTTTACGCGTGGCTGCTGAATGTCACCGGAATCTTTGGTGCCGTCTTGCTTTTCATCCCGCGACTGTACGAGCGCATTGCGGGGCCGCTCGTGTACGAAGACCCTGAGTCAGTGAAGTGGAACGAACACCTCACCGACGGTGTCCGCGTGATCGGCGCTGTGTATGTGCTCCTCGCGCTCTTGGACCGTCGGCGTCGAAACAGGACATGACCGACGATCTCTCTGACCGCACGATCCTTCTCACAGGCGGAACGAGCGGATTCGGACGGGTGGCAGCGGTTGACCTCGCAAACCGAGGTGCGACCGTCGTAGTCGTCGGCCGCGACGAGTCGAAGGGGGCAACTCTCGTAGAACGGTCCACAGACTTTGCCGGAACAATCGCGTTCCATCAGGCCGATCTCGCGTCTCAATCCACCGTTCGGTCCCTCGCAGCAACCGTGAAACGCGAGTACGACCGGATCGACGTCCTCGCTCACAACGCCGGACTCTCGGCCGGGTCGCGGCGTGAGAGTCCGGATGGAATCGAACTCACGCTCGCGGTGAACCACTTGGCTCCCTACCTCCTGACATACGAATTGCTCGACCATCTCCGCGACGCACCCGATCCCCGTGTTGTCATTACCGCCTCAGACATCCATCGGCGAGCGACACTCGATTTCGACGACCTCCAACTGACGGACGAGTACGACTCACTCGACGCGTACGCCCGCTCGAAGCTGGCGAACATTGCGTTCACGATCGAACTTGATGCTCGGCTCCCGGACGACGCCGCAGTCACAGTCAACTGTGTTCATCCGGGGTTCATTCCGTCGACGAACCTGTTCCGCGAGGCGTCGCTCCGAACGCGACTGCTGGTTCGGATTGCCGGGCTGGTTCCGGGTATCGCCACCTCAAAACAGGTGGCCGCCGAACGCCTCCAAACACTTCTCGTGGACCCTCGGTATGGCTCCGTAAGTGGCCAATACGTCGGCAGCGATGGTCCCGAAGACCCCGCCCCCGAGGCAACGAACCAAGCGGTTCGACGGCGACTCTGGCAGATAAGTGCCGAACTGGTCGGCATTACACCCGACTGGCCAGCGTCGACTACGAACTAGCAACTGGTAGCATGCTCACTCCCTGCCTCTGACGTGTCTGTACTTCTCAGAGGAGCGTTGCTCGCGGGACTGCCTAGGCGCACGCAGAGTTGTTCTCGCAGGGAAACTAATGAGATTCAGCTTCGTCCGTCTCAACCCGTCCGTGTCGTCTATCGATCTCATCGAGCATGTCGAGTGTTTTGCGGATCGATGCCCGAACTGCGTCGCTTCGGTTGACGAATTTTCCCTCGTCACCGACGTGTTCGTCGAGGTCATCAAGCAGTTCCTGGGGGATCTCGACGCTGACCTTCGGCATACGCTCATATTCGCAGAGGAATATCTTCATAGTGTCGCATAGCACACCAGACTAGCCTACTGATTCCGATACGGCTTGCCCTGCTGTGAACGGCGTGGTATCTCTGAACTGGTGGATTACGAGAGCCACCAATAGATCTGCGCACTCGGTCGATTTCTGTGGAATGGCCTTCAGAGAGAATTCAAGCGAAAAGTGGAACACACATTTTTAATCGCTACCACATACGATACTCAGGTACATCTTATGCCTGAAAGCGAAACTGAGGACCTCGATTACTATCCTTCAGGGTGGAGCGAGGAGATTCACGATGAATACTACATCGAGTGGATTCTCGATGACGATCAGACAATTTTCGTCCGCCTTGACGGGACGATGGGCGACGGGCAGTATTCCGTAACTCCAATCACCGGGGTGAACGCAGATGGTGAGGAATTCGTCACAAAACCAATGTCCGGGCTGTCACGGACCGACGCGTTCGACGTCGCAGCGACACTCATCTATGCCATGAACGGGGTTGCGGGGCGGCTCAATGGCGAAACTGAATTTACAGGAGACATCAGCGACGAATCCTAACCTCGACAGATCGAATTACTCTCTCCCACGTCGTTTGGACAGACATGTCACGAAAACTCCGGTCGCTCAGCATACGTGATTAGGTCGCGTGACTCGGTATGGCGGAACGTCTCAACTCGGAACGCATACGCATCACCCGTACGTATGCCTACAGCGGCCTCATGAACTTTGATCAGAAGCGACGATGGTCACCGGTAGGTTTCGACGCTGACACCGGGAATAGTGGCAAAGTGGCTGTCGCCAGCAAGGACAGACTCGTCGCTCTTTGAACTGATCTACTCGCCTTTACGATCTTTTCCTTGTCGTATAGGTAGCGCTCCAAGGATCTCACGAGTATTGATCGGGACGGTTTCGAGGTCTCACCGGGAGTTATGATTCATCGTTCGCGTATTGGTAGGTGGGACGGACATCCTTGAGAAGTTCCTCGACGATTTCCCAGAGAATCAGAGAGGGAGTTTCGTGTTCGAATGTGATCCCCCATCGGTCCTCAGTTGTGGTGGTTGAGTACTGAAAATGCGCCTGCCCGAGATCGGGATGGTCCTCGTCTTGGTGCCAGCCGGCGTGAAAGCCCGTGTTCGAGTCAGTATAGTTGACACGGAACCAATCGTCTGGGTCCTGTCGATACCACTTGACAGTCAGTTCCGGCGACTTAAGGCCTGTCGGGGGATCAAGACGAGCCGGATCGAAAATTGCTCGCAGCTGCGTGGCCTCGATATCATCCGGAACGAACTCGACCGTCGAAACCTGTGGCACACGATCGAGGACATCCCGTTTTAGCTGAGCATAGAGGTTCGCGTTCGGATCACCACCGGGATGCGGGACAGACATCCGTTAGCTGTTGGCCTCGGCAGGCTCGGTCGTCGGAGCGAGGAAGTCCCATTCGCGGATAGCGAAGCCGACGATCCGGATACGTCGCTGAAGGTGCTCCCACTCACGGGCGACCTCACGGTGATGGTCTTCCTCGTCAGCGTCAAGGGACTCGTCAGCGAGCGTTCCGCGAAGCTGGTTCGGTGACTCAACGCCGAATTCGTCCTCCCAGTCACGGATCTGCGTCTTCATCTCGGCGAGACGGTCGGTGAGTTCTTCGACAGTGTGCCCGCTGTCTCGAAGCCGCATCGCCTCCTGTATCGCTTGGCGGCGATAATCAGGGTAGTACGTCGTGTGGGTACCGCTTTCGTCACGATGGAGGATGCCATCGTCGACGAGGCGTTCAAGCACGCGTTTGGTTGGCTCGTGTGACCAGTCCGCTTCGGAAGCGACCCAGTTGGCCGTCCGCGGCTCCGACAACTGTCTGGCGGTCATCCGCACACGATCTTCACCCGTCGTTTGGCGTTCCATCAGACCCTTCGAATTCGATTCGTCTCCGGTCATACTACACCGTTCGGACTGTATCTTAATATAGGTTGAGACTATTCGTTCTATATCGAATCAGCTCGTGGGTTGCGAGAACTCCACGACGACGACATCCCGACGCTGCCACTGAGTAGGAACTTTGAGGGGGAGAAGCGGAGAGTGGAGAGTCATGAGTCCGACCGTCCAAGAACTTCAAAACGCGATTCGAGTGGCGACGGGCCGCTTCGAACGGGAAATCAAGGCGTCGTTCACGAAGGAGGAGCTACAAGCTATTTGTGAGGCACTCGGAGTCGATGGCAGCGAGGCGGGGCAATCTTCAACACCGCAGATGCGCCGACTCATCCGGGCGCACGTCGGCATCGCAGAGTCGCCCGAGGCGGCCGACGACTCCACCTTCCGGAAGGCCGATCTCCAAGCGATCGCTGACGGAGTCGGGGCGTCGTTCGAGTCGTAGTCATCGATCGCCCGATCAAGCTGGCTACTGTAGTTCCCGACCCGACTCCTCGAATGAGGT
The sequence above is a segment of the Halorubrum sp. 2020YC2 genome. Coding sequences within it:
- a CDS encoding SDR family NAD(P)-dependent oxidoreductase codes for the protein MTDDLSDRTILLTGGTSGFGRVAAVDLANRGATVVVVGRDESKGATLVERSTDFAGTIAFHQADLASQSTVRSLAATVKREYDRIDVLAHNAGLSAGSRRESPDGIELTLAVNHLAPYLLTYELLDHLRDAPDPRVVITASDIHRRATLDFDDLQLTDEYDSLDAYARSKLANIAFTIELDARLPDDAAVTVNCVHPGFIPSTNLFREASLRTRLLVRIAGLVPGIATSKQVAAERLQTLLVDPRYGSVSGQYVGSDGPEDPAPEATNQAVRRRLWQISAELVGITPDWPASTTN
- a CDS encoding ribbon-helix-helix domain-containing protein — encoded protein: MPKVSVEIPQELLDDLDEHVGDEGKFVNRSDAVRASIRKTLDMLDEIDRRHGRVETDEAESH